The Flammeovirgaceae bacterium genome contains a region encoding:
- a CDS encoding TerB family tellurite resistance protein — protein sequence MTFNKQAELNVLINLAASDSKIEEKESKLIHMIGKANGLSREEVDQLIKNPKPITSLSAMTNDEKFEHLYYLIQMMKMDGQVFKAEIVFCENIAEKLGYKKSVVMELSQHIYSDPSITSDRDLLRKKAEKYIRS from the coding sequence TAACGTACTGATTAACCTGGCTGCCAGCGACAGCAAAATTGAAGAAAAGGAGTCAAAACTCATCCATATGATTGGTAAGGCCAATGGCCTGAGCCGCGAAGAGGTTGACCAATTAATAAAAAACCCTAAACCCATAACCAGCCTCAGCGCAATGACCAACGATGAGAAGTTTGAACACCTGTACTACCTCATCCAGATGATGAAAATGGATGGCCAGGTTTTCAAAGCCGAAATTGTTTTTTGTGAGAATATTGCTGAGAAACTGGGGTACAAAAAATCTGTAGTTATGGAACTTTCGCAACACATTTACAGCGACCCTTCAATTACTTCAGACCGGGACCTGCTTCGCAAAAAAGCCGAAAAGTATATCCGATCCTGA
- a CDS encoding amidohydrolase has product MKKSALLLMVIWVVVTSCSKKPAPADLIIYGGTIYTVNDNQPVVEAVAVRGDKIEYVGSQQEAFRWKGEKTEMINLEGKVMTPGLIEGHGHLMGVGYNELNLDLMDVKSYDELIERVKEAAGKAQPGQWIVGRGWHQDKWDVKPDRTVKGFQTHQKLSEATPNNPVFLRHASGHAAMANAKAMEIAGVNQLAKEQTAKGNVEGGEIITDEQGNPTGIFNERAMSLVARHIPEDNEERDRQALELAIQACWRNGITGFHDAGTSRENIELYRSFRDEGKLGVRLFVMLTGWDRELVHEWMKKGPEVDPSHWLTIRSIKLNCDGALGSRGAWLLEPYSDRPDFYGMATLPMDTVLATSRAALKSGFQVCSHAIGDRANREILDRYETAFKENPSVQDHRFRIEHAQHLHPADIPRFGKLGVVPAMQAIHMSSDRPWAIERLGEKRIKEGAYMWQSLLKTGAVIVNGTDAPVEPLNPIPSFYASVTRKTLKGQPEGGYEPEEKMTREQALRSYTLDAAYGAFEEKIKGSIEVGKLADFTVFSADIMGVPENEILNTEVVMTIVGGKVVFRK; this is encoded by the coding sequence ATGAAAAAATCTGCGTTGCTTCTGATGGTAATTTGGGTTGTGGTCACATCGTGCAGTAAAAAGCCTGCTCCGGCTGATCTCATTATTTATGGAGGAACCATTTATACCGTTAATGACAACCAGCCCGTAGTAGAAGCCGTAGCAGTGCGTGGCGATAAAATTGAGTACGTTGGTTCGCAACAAGAGGCCTTTCGGTGGAAGGGAGAAAAAACCGAGATGATTAACCTGGAAGGAAAAGTAATGACACCCGGTTTAATTGAAGGCCATGGCCACCTGATGGGTGTAGGTTACAACGAACTGAACCTTGACCTGATGGATGTGAAAAGTTACGATGAATTGATTGAACGGGTAAAGGAAGCAGCCGGCAAAGCGCAGCCCGGGCAGTGGATAGTGGGTAGGGGCTGGCACCAGGATAAGTGGGACGTTAAGCCCGATCGGACGGTAAAGGGATTCCAGACTCACCAAAAACTTAGCGAAGCAACACCCAACAATCCGGTATTTCTGAGGCATGCCAGCGGCCATGCAGCTATGGCTAACGCCAAGGCCATGGAAATAGCCGGGGTGAATCAGTTAGCAAAAGAGCAAACCGCTAAAGGCAATGTTGAAGGCGGAGAGATAATTACCGATGAACAGGGTAACCCTACCGGCATTTTTAATGAACGTGCTATGTCGCTTGTTGCCCGTCATATTCCGGAGGATAATGAGGAACGCGACCGGCAGGCACTGGAACTGGCCATACAGGCTTGCTGGCGCAACGGCATTACCGGTTTTCATGATGCCGGCACCAGCCGCGAAAATATTGAGTTGTACCGATCATTTCGCGATGAGGGAAAACTTGGCGTACGATTATTTGTAATGCTTACCGGATGGGACCGTGAGTTGGTACACGAGTGGATGAAAAAGGGTCCTGAAGTCGATCCTTCTCACTGGCTTACTATTCGGTCGATAAAATTAAACTGCGATGGGGCCTTAGGCTCACGCGGAGCCTGGCTCCTTGAGCCGTATTCTGATCGGCCCGATTTTTACGGAATGGCAACGCTTCCAATGGATACGGTGCTGGCCACTTCGCGCGCAGCCCTTAAGTCGGGCTTTCAGGTTTGCTCGCATGCCATTGGCGACAGGGCCAACCGCGAAATACTCGATCGGTACGAAACAGCCTTTAAAGAAAATCCTTCAGTTCAGGATCACCGGTTCCGCATTGAGCATGCGCAACACCTGCATCCTGCCGACATACCCCGCTTCGGTAAACTAGGTGTAGTACCCGCCATGCAGGCCATCCACATGTCGAGCGACCGACCCTGGGCCATTGAACGGCTGGGGGAGAAACGTATTAAGGAAGGGGCTTACATGTGGCAGTCGTTGTTGAAAACCGGAGCGGTAATCGTTAACGGTACCGATGCACCGGTTGAGCCGCTCAATCCGATACCGAGTTTTTATGCATCGGTTACACGAAAAACATTAAAAGGACAGCCCGAAGGAGGCTATGAGCCTGAAGAAAAAATGACCCGCGAACAGGCCCTGCGTTCCTACACGCTGGATGCCGCCTATGGCGCTTTTGAAGAGAAAATTAAAGGGTCAATTGAAGTGGGTAAACTGGCTGATTTCACCGTCTTTTCAGCCGATATTATGGGGGTTCCTGAAAATGAAATCCTGAATACGGAGGTTGTCATGACGATAGTAGGAGGTAAGGTGGTATTCCGAAAATAA
- a CDS encoding LTA synthase family protein: MRERFRIFIGLIVFWMIFFSLSRWLFLAYNYQLTTQLNGFEILKTCLYGLVMDASMTGYFTAVSGLFLIASVFHQSKLSTALFIGINLVLILLSGLVVVVDFELYRHWGFRMNTAPIFYMGTEAAGTVDVLVVLRLMLLLTGLAGLAAYAFVKIVGKRFALQRPNYNWPAFIALIALVCALLVPIRGSFSVSTMNVSRVYYHKSKSYANHAGINVVWNFLYSLQTDNKLIYPENFFDKTLTKKYFNELYPQSHSTSNLITTTRPNILLIILEGITTEVIEPLGGRPGVMPNLNSLCKENILFDHFYANGDRTDKGLVSLLAAYPAQPRGSIIKYPQKTQQLSFLSKALERLGYTASFVYGGDVDFANYRSFLTNGGFTHITSVDDFPDEAATFKWGVHDEYVYQQTLLEIDTTRQLPFFKTVLTLSSHEPFTVPMQPQLPGTDEASKYLNACYYADKALGNFISAAKEKNWWKNTLVIITADHGHRLPGMKKPETREKFHIPMIWTGGVIARDTVINTYANHTDLANTLLGQLDSANPEFRFSKDIFAPNAQDFAIYIFNDGYGYLTPDLYAVYDNPGRHYLITQGNMNEESLNRAKAYIQTLYSDYNSKK; the protein is encoded by the coding sequence ATGCGTGAGCGCTTCCGTATTTTCATTGGGTTGATTGTTTTTTGGATGATATTTTTTTCGCTATCCCGTTGGCTGTTTCTGGCGTACAATTACCAGCTTACTACCCAACTCAATGGATTCGAGATTCTCAAAACCTGTCTGTACGGGCTTGTAATGGATGCCAGCATGACCGGATACTTTACTGCGGTTTCGGGTTTATTTCTTATCGCCAGCGTTTTCCATCAATCAAAACTATCAACAGCGTTGTTCATCGGAATAAACCTGGTACTAATTTTGTTATCCGGCCTGGTGGTGGTTGTGGATTTTGAACTTTACCGCCATTGGGGCTTCCGCATGAATACCGCACCCATTTTTTACATGGGCACTGAAGCTGCCGGTACTGTTGATGTACTTGTTGTACTCCGGTTAATGCTGCTTTTAACCGGCCTTGCCGGCCTTGCCGCTTATGCATTTGTTAAAATTGTTGGTAAAAGGTTTGCGCTTCAACGCCCAAACTACAACTGGCCTGCCTTTATCGCTTTGATAGCCCTGGTGTGTGCACTGCTTGTACCTATCCGGGGCAGTTTTAGTGTTTCAACCATGAATGTCAGCCGGGTTTACTACCACAAATCAAAATCGTATGCCAACCATGCCGGGATTAATGTGGTTTGGAATTTTTTATACAGCCTGCAAACAGATAACAAACTTATCTATCCTGAAAACTTCTTTGATAAAACGCTCACTAAAAAATATTTCAATGAATTGTATCCTCAATCACATTCAACCAGTAACCTGATTACAACCACCCGGCCTAATATTCTGCTAATCATTCTTGAAGGCATTACTACCGAAGTTATTGAACCGCTGGGAGGACGCCCCGGGGTTATGCCAAATCTTAACTCGCTTTGTAAAGAAAACATATTGTTCGATCATTTTTATGCCAATGGCGACCGTACCGATAAAGGATTGGTCAGCCTGCTGGCAGCCTATCCGGCACAACCGCGCGGTTCCATTATAAAATATCCTCAAAAAACCCAGCAACTTAGTTTTTTAAGTAAGGCCCTTGAACGACTCGGGTATACGGCTTCATTCGTTTACGGGGGTGATGTTGACTTTGCTAATTACCGGTCGTTTTTAACCAATGGCGGTTTCACACACATCACTTCAGTAGATGATTTTCCGGACGAAGCTGCGACCTTTAAATGGGGCGTGCATGATGAGTATGTTTATCAGCAAACTTTACTGGAGATTGATACCACCCGGCAACTTCCGTTTTTCAAAACAGTTCTTACACTCAGCAGTCATGAACCTTTTACCGTACCCATGCAGCCTCAACTACCCGGAACAGATGAAGCCTCAAAATATTTAAACGCCTGTTACTATGCTGATAAGGCTTTGGGCAACTTCATCAGCGCAGCAAAAGAAAAAAACTGGTGGAAGAATACACTGGTAATCATTACAGCCGATCACGGGCACCGGCTGCCGGGCATGAAGAAACCTGAAACACGCGAAAAATTTCACATTCCTATGATTTGGACAGGCGGAGTAATTGCACGCGATACGGTCATTAACACCTATGCCAACCACACCGACCTGGCCAACACATTACTCGGGCAACTAGACAGCGCCAATCCAGAATTTCGCTTCAGTAAGGATATTTTCGCCCCCAATGCACAGGATTTTGCGATCTACATTTTCAATGATGGTTACGGCTACCTTACCCCCGACCTGTATGCCGTTTATGATAACCCCGGAAGACATTACCTTATTACGCAGGGTAACATGAATGAAGAATCATTAAACCGGGCAAAGGCGTACATACAAACTCTTTACTCAGACTACAACTCAAAAAAATGA
- a CDS encoding CapA family protein — MAQDTTRLSLLFLGDIMQHDSQLQSAYEANTGRYNYEPCFRYAKKYFMDADLTIGNLELTLGGKPYKGYPEFSAPDALAVELKNAGVDVLVTANNHSLDRRRKGLERTIRVLDSLQIMHTGTFRDTVERMNDYPLMISRNGISLALLNYTYGTNGIPVTKPNVVNLIDTVIIRKDLARAGELKPDLVIVFLHWGNEYQSQPSKQQKHLAEFCFRYGANLVIGAHPHVLQHMELRNDKQLVAFSLGNFISGQRDRFRDGAAMVKIELNKVYYSDTTAGTYINSAGYVLHWVYRTPASRRNFYVLPVPDFENDTTGFIYDEPSKQAFKTFITDARALLQARSNKIHEISMPAADTVLRYRIRWTIPALEKDLTAGLEPADFYFGIEVTTDAAGNQQMTAGSFRKKRDAETYLERIRKRFPDAQLQELVNRKF, encoded by the coding sequence ATGGCGCAGGATACTACCCGCCTTTCACTGTTGTTTCTGGGCGACATTATGCAGCATGATTCGCAACTGCAATCAGCCTATGAGGCCAATACCGGCCGCTATAACTATGAGCCCTGTTTCCGTTATGCAAAAAAGTATTTTATGGATGCCGATCTCACCATCGGCAACCTTGAACTTACACTTGGTGGAAAACCCTACAAGGGATACCCCGAGTTCAGTGCCCCCGATGCACTGGCTGTTGAATTGAAGAATGCCGGAGTAGACGTGCTCGTTACCGCCAACAACCACAGCCTCGACCGCAGAAGAAAGGGGCTGGAGCGGACAATACGCGTACTGGATAGCCTGCAAATTATGCATACCGGTACCTTTCGGGATACGGTTGAGCGAATGAATGATTACCCGCTGATGATTTCAAGAAACGGAATTAGCCTTGCCTTACTCAATTACACCTATGGCACTAACGGCATACCGGTTACCAAACCCAATGTAGTTAACCTGATTGACACGGTTATTATCCGAAAGGACCTTGCCCGGGCGGGTGAACTTAAACCCGATTTGGTAATTGTATTTTTGCACTGGGGTAACGAATATCAGAGTCAACCATCGAAGCAACAAAAGCACCTGGCCGAATTTTGTTTTCGGTATGGCGCCAACCTTGTTATCGGGGCACATCCGCATGTGCTACAGCATATGGAATTACGCAATGACAAACAGTTGGTGGCCTTTTCGCTCGGAAATTTTATCTCAGGTCAGCGCGACCGCTTCCGCGATGGCGCAGCGATGGTAAAGATTGAGTTGAATAAAGTGTATTATTCTGACACTACTGCCGGCACCTACATCAATAGTGCCGGTTATGTTCTTCATTGGGTGTACCGTACGCCAGCCAGCAGGCGTAACTTTTATGTGTTGCCTGTGCCCGACTTTGAAAACGATACCACCGGGTTTATTTACGATGAGCCTTCTAAACAGGCATTTAAAACATTCATAACCGATGCCCGTGCGTTGCTGCAGGCCCGTAGTAATAAAATACACGAGATAAGTATGCCTGCTGCCGATACCGTACTACGGTACCGAATCAGGTGGACGATACCGGCTTTGGAGAAAGATCTTACTGCAGGGCTTGAACCGGCCGATTTTTATTTTGGAATTGAAGTAACAACCGATGCCGCTGGTAATCAACAAATGACGGCCGGCAGTTTCCGCAAGAAGCGCGATGCCGAAACGTATTTGGAACGCATCAGAAAGCGTTTTCCTGACGCGCAGCTACAAGAGTTGGTTAACAGGAAGTTCTGA
- the pdeM gene encoding ligase-associated DNA damage response endonuclease PdeM, with the protein MEIDVCNEKIELLWQKAIFWKREGLLVVADLHLGKVNHFRKAGIPVPLKADFKNLEHLTSLIIQRKPQRVLFLGDLFHSHYNSAWESIKQLIFSYQHISFELVPGNHDILSVNSYIRSGLQLHPEKFEHGPFVFTHHPLDTVPDNRYNIAGHVHPGIQLTGRGRQSVVLPCFYFSEQYACLPAFGSFTGLYRICPKKSDRLFAVVDEKIIKV; encoded by the coding sequence GTGGAAATTGATGTTTGTAACGAAAAGATTGAATTACTTTGGCAGAAAGCCATTTTCTGGAAGCGGGAAGGCCTGTTGGTAGTGGCTGACCTTCACCTGGGGAAGGTTAACCACTTCCGTAAAGCAGGGATTCCCGTTCCGCTGAAAGCCGATTTCAAAAACCTGGAACACCTGACTTCACTGATAATTCAGCGCAAGCCGCAGCGGGTGCTCTTTCTTGGCGACTTGTTTCATAGCCACTATAATTCGGCATGGGAAAGCATAAAGCAATTGATTTTTTCATACCAACACATTTCGTTTGAATTGGTACCGGGCAACCACGACATTCTAAGCGTTAACAGCTATATACGCAGCGGTTTGCAACTTCACCCTGAAAAATTTGAACACGGCCCGTTTGTATTTACGCACCATCCGTTGGATACAGTACCTGATAACCGGTACAACATTGCCGGCCATGTTCACCCCGGTATTCAGCTAACCGGGCGGGGCAGGCAATCCGTTGTGTTGCCATGCTTTTATTTTAGCGAACAGTACGCCTGCCTGCCGGCATTCGGCTCGTTTACGGGGCTTTACCGAATTTGTCCGAAAAAGTCGGATAGGCTTTTTGCCGTAGTGGATGAGAAAATTATAAAAGTTTAA
- a CDS encoding PepSY-associated TM helix domain-containing protein, with translation MKLTFRSVHRDIAYFYLGLIIAFAFSGIFLNHRQAWHPRRYKADSKETVVAPIPKDSVNESFITQFTRDQNIDDNLRRFSVNGNVLRISYVNHDADIDLETGKATIIHYKITPLLGQMTILHVDTSKWWIYYSDVFGVAMLVIAVTGMFIEKGKNSFRARGWKLALAGIVFPLIFLFLLS, from the coding sequence ATGAAACTTACTTTCCGTTCAGTTCACCGCGACATTGCGTATTTCTACCTGGGATTGATAATTGCCTTCGCTTTTTCCGGGATATTCCTCAATCACCGGCAAGCATGGCACCCCCGCAGGTATAAAGCAGATAGTAAAGAGACTGTCGTTGCCCCAATACCAAAAGATTCGGTTAATGAATCCTTCATAACACAGTTTACCCGTGATCAGAATATTGATGATAACCTCAGAAGATTTTCGGTTAATGGTAACGTATTGCGCATTTCGTATGTGAACCACGATGCCGACATTGATTTGGAGACAGGGAAAGCAACAATTATCCACTACAAAATAACCCCGCTGCTCGGGCAGATGACCATCTTACATGTCGATACCAGCAAGTGGTGGATTTATTACTCCGATGTGTTTGGTGTGGCTATGCTGGTCATTGCGGTTACCGGTATGTTCATTGAGAAGGGAAAAAACAGTTTTCGGGCCCGCGGATGGAAACTGGCATTGGCAGGCATCGTGTTTCCGCTTATTTTTTTGTTTCTGCTCAGTTAG
- a CDS encoding rhomboid family intramembrane serine protease, with translation MSITLVLILITSGISFYAWKQPAVLSGFLMNPYMVLRRGQYYRLVTSGFVHGSHLHLLFNMFSFYFFGSAVEVLFSYIFGSLGGIYYILLYLLAIVFSDVPTLIKHQNNPAYNSLGASGGVAAVIFAFILFLPLEDICFYGVLCFPGFILGLAYIIYSYVQGKRSADKINHDAHLYGALFGVVYCAVLYPASLQIFIEQIKNWHW, from the coding sequence ATGTCCATCACACTTGTTTTGATACTAATCACTTCCGGCATAAGTTTTTACGCCTGGAAACAGCCCGCTGTACTTAGCGGCTTTTTAATGAACCCCTACATGGTGCTCAGGCGGGGGCAATACTACCGGCTGGTTACGAGCGGGTTTGTGCATGGCAGCCACCTGCACCTGTTGTTCAACATGTTTTCGTTTTATTTTTTCGGCTCGGCCGTGGAAGTTTTGTTTTCCTATATCTTCGGCAGCCTGGGTGGAATCTACTACATTCTGTTGTATCTGCTGGCTATTGTATTTTCAGATGTACCCACATTAATTAAGCATCAAAACAATCCGGCTTATAATTCGCTGGGGGCATCGGGCGGAGTAGCGGCCGTTATCTTTGCCTTTATTTTGTTTCTTCCACTCGAAGACATCTGCTTTTATGGGGTGTTGTGTTTTCCGGGTTTTATCCTGGGCCTGGCCTACATCATTTATTCGTACGTTCAGGGTAAGCGCTCAGCGGACAAAATTAATCACGATGCCCACCTTTATGGCGCCCTTTTCGGTGTGGTGTATTGTGCCGTGCTCTATCCGGCTTCGCTGCAAATTTTTATTGAGCAGATAAAGAACTGGCATTGGTAG
- a CDS encoding universal stress protein encodes MNSIRYFIPVDFSEASYRAIQYASLLAGRTSGAIQLGHIIPADEITESDNPVVVQWSLTRLEQKASDRMQSLKEIITGTGIPVKKEIGFGNVRSELLKMIERCAPDVIVLPRKTFENQNPGLFNYLSKNCRMPLLVVPESFVPQAPERAVVATDLRPENGELDTAFRLLSKSASEIELLNIQIDGAPAHPEKQDWITRLERKYGMDTRLQQHGGNSVVHGVISYLKSNPVDLLCTIRRNKNFITRALGESVADEIARQAEVPVLVIRE; translated from the coding sequence ATGAATTCCATACGTTATTTTATTCCGGTTGATTTTTCGGAGGCCTCTTATCGGGCTATTCAGTATGCCAGCTTGCTGGCCGGCCGCACCAGCGGAGCCATTCAACTGGGGCATATCATTCCGGCTGATGAGATTACGGAATCGGATAACCCGGTGGTCGTGCAGTGGAGCCTTACCCGCCTCGAACAAAAGGCCAGCGACCGGATGCAGTCGCTTAAGGAAATTATTACCGGTACGGGTATTCCGGTAAAAAAAGAAATCGGTTTTGGAAATGTACGCAGCGAATTGCTGAAAATGATTGAACGCTGTGCCCCCGATGTGATTGTGCTTCCCAGAAAAACCTTCGAGAATCAGAACCCCGGCTTGTTTAACTATTTATCAAAGAACTGTAGGATGCCTTTGCTGGTCGTACCCGAATCGTTTGTTCCGCAGGCGCCTGAGCGTGCCGTGGTGGCTACCGATTTACGGCCGGAAAATGGTGAACTGGATACCGCATTTCGCTTGCTTAGTAAATCGGCCAGTGAAATTGAATTACTTAATATTCAGATAGATGGCGCCCCGGCTCATCCGGAAAAGCAGGATTGGATAACCAGGTTGGAGCGAAAGTATGGTATGGATACCCGCCTCCAACAGCATGGCGGCAATAGTGTAGTACACGGAGTTATCAGTTACCTTAAATCAAACCCCGTTGATTTGCTATGCACCATTCGTAGAAACAAGAATTTTATAACACGCGCCCTTGGCGAAAGCGTAGCGGATGAAATTGCCAGGCAGGCCGAAGTACCCGTACTGGTAATTCGTGAATGA
- a CDS encoding SulP family inorganic anion transporter: MKSPLLHPTGFFANIKSDFPAAMVVFFVAVPLCLGIALASGAPLFSGIIAGVVGGIVVGAISNSSLGVSGPAAGLTVIVLSSIQQLGAFEIFLVAVVLAGIVQIVLGLMQAGIIGHYFPSSVIKGMLTAIGIIIILKQIPHAFGYDADYEGDLSFVQADGENTFSELLNMFGYITPGAVVVTLISIAILFIWEAHLSKKYTLFKLIQGPLVAILVGVAYQLITKAYFPSWSLEQKHLVSVPVSSSLGDFLSNFSFPAFGAILNPEVWIVALTLAVVASVETLLSVEATDKLDPYKRTTNTNRELVAQGSGNLISGLIGGLPVTQVIIRSSANIQSGGKTKLSTIIHGFLLLVCVVSIPTILNLIPLAVLAAILFSVGYKLAKPATFRQMYNLGWSQFLPFMATITGVVFTDLLKGIGIGMVVAVIIILRNSYRNSHFLHKESDNNGNRIKMTLAEEVIFLNKGSIARELSLIQPGTDVTIDMSKSVIVDHDVLELIKEFKEGAKAKNINVEVIRSNGKKPDKAAHKVELELHNN, encoded by the coding sequence ATGAAATCACCTTTACTGCATCCTACAGGGTTTTTTGCAAATATCAAAAGCGATTTTCCGGCTGCCATGGTGGTTTTTTTTGTTGCGGTACCCCTGTGTTTGGGAATTGCACTGGCCAGTGGAGCGCCCCTGTTTTCGGGCATTATTGCCGGAGTGGTTGGCGGTATTGTGGTGGGGGCCATCAGTAACTCAAGTTTAGGCGTTAGCGGTCCGGCTGCCGGCCTTACCGTTATTGTCCTCTCGTCCATCCAGCAGCTGGGTGCATTTGAAATTTTTCTGGTGGCCGTAGTGCTGGCCGGTATCGTTCAGATTGTACTGGGACTTATGCAGGCGGGCATTATCGGGCATTATTTTCCTTCTTCTGTAATAAAAGGAATGCTCACTGCCATTGGCATTATCATTATACTGAAGCAAATACCCCATGCCTTTGGTTACGATGCCGACTACGAAGGCGACCTGAGTTTTGTGCAGGCCGATGGTGAAAATACGTTCAGCGAATTGCTCAATATGTTCGGGTATATTACACCGGGTGCGGTGGTTGTTACCCTTATTTCCATCGCTATCCTCTTTATATGGGAAGCGCACCTGAGTAAAAAGTATACCCTCTTTAAACTTATACAAGGGCCGTTGGTGGCAATCCTGGTTGGTGTTGCTTACCAGCTGATTACTAAGGCTTATTTTCCTTCATGGTCGTTGGAGCAAAAGCACCTGGTTAGTGTGCCGGTATCGTCAAGCCTTGGCGATTTCTTATCAAACTTTTCTTTTCCGGCATTTGGCGCCATCCTAAATCCGGAGGTATGGATAGTGGCGCTAACACTGGCTGTTGTGGCCAGTGTTGAAACGTTGCTTTCGGTTGAAGCAACTGATAAGCTCGACCCTTACAAACGTACAACCAATACCAACCGCGAACTGGTGGCCCAGGGCAGCGGCAACCTGATTAGCGGATTGATTGGAGGCCTGCCGGTTACCCAGGTTATTATTCGCAGTTCAGCCAATATTCAATCGGGCGGAAAAACAAAACTTTCAACTATTATTCACGGCTTTTTGCTGCTGGTGTGTGTTGTTTCCATTCCTACAATTTTAAATCTGATACCGCTTGCCGTTCTTGCTGCTATCCTGTTCTCGGTAGGGTATAAGCTGGCCAAACCTGCCACCTTCAGGCAAATGTATAACCTGGGCTGGAGCCAGTTTCTTCCGTTTATGGCCACTATTACGGGTGTTGTATTTACCGATTTACTGAAAGGTATCGGCATTGGCATGGTGGTGGCGGTTATCATTATTCTGCGTAACAGCTACCGGAACTCGCACTTTCTTCACAAGGAATCCGACAACAATGGTAACCGGATAAAGATGACTCTGGCCGAAGAAGTGATTTTCCTGAATAAAGGCTCTATTGCCCGCGAACTCAGCCTGATACAACCCGGTACGGATGTTACCATTGATATGAGTAAATCGGTAATTGTTGATCACGATGTGCTGGAGTTGATTAAGGAGTTTAAAGAAGGAGCAAAGGCAAAGAATATTAATGTAGAAGTAATTCGTAGTAACGGCAAGAAGCCCGATAAAGCTGCGCACAAAGTAGAGCTGGAACTCCATAACAATTAA